One genomic window of Vibrio ziniensis includes the following:
- a CDS encoding methyl-accepting chemotaxis protein — MNRFKLQTIGTLSLLIAVIIILIAALDYRAFRNESIAQHKEMLREQNATMEATLHSKFESYRSELAALSTFEGDTEGGSLATHVIRQLRTLQRVQQDVSESVSILTKDGSLFNSDGEKLPFNAKNMNRSYYNAVFNDGKDFYVSEPFKSATSGNFVIAVIYKLNDETAITANLKASSVLGSFADKTNMFLYAHDGTILHSPYSGLIGKNVFNERPLYKQFNTSNPELSYSAVVNGKDTDFTAFWTGLEISGWSFVTFTPNSEIEEGANEQLFYAALTGLVCIILASAVLMMIINKLVLRPVGGAPDEIAALMKEMATGNLSHNFALTGKETGIYLSLVNLSAQLSNLIKNSLSISENVSSAAQELNVVMNETQHNAQDELQQMEQVSTAINELSSTSQEVSNKAVMAEDEARKTQHSVASGKQTLEQNINLTDKISQSVTNTASIVSELGQLVLEIGSVTEVINNISEQTNLLALNAAIEAARAGEQGRGFSVVADEVRVLATRTQESTVSIQKIIERLRGQSDKANKNMMENVDLIEESVALADQIKAAFEEIAAASQSISDINTLVATASQQQFAVTEEISQSITNTFDLVNRNVSAIHQTLQASTELAQLAEAQTNELEYFKV; from the coding sequence ATGAACAGATTCAAACTACAAACGATCGGCACACTGAGCCTTCTCATTGCCGTGATTATAATTCTAATTGCTGCATTAGATTACAGAGCTTTTCGAAATGAGAGCATTGCCCAACATAAAGAAATGTTAAGGGAACAGAATGCCACCATGGAGGCAACTCTTCATTCCAAGTTTGAAAGTTACCGCAGTGAACTAGCAGCACTAAGTACTTTTGAAGGTGATACCGAAGGCGGTAGTTTGGCTACCCATGTTATTCGTCAGTTAAGAACCTTACAAAGAGTACAACAAGATGTTAGCGAATCCGTTTCTATTTTGACTAAAGACGGCAGTCTCTTTAATTCGGACGGTGAAAAACTACCGTTCAACGCTAAGAATATGAACCGTTCCTACTACAACGCAGTGTTCAATGATGGCAAGGACTTTTACGTTTCTGAGCCATTTAAATCTGCGACCAGTGGTAATTTCGTTATCGCTGTGATTTATAAACTTAATGACGAAACAGCAATTACCGCCAATCTTAAAGCGAGTTCTGTTTTAGGTAGCTTTGCGGACAAAACAAACATGTTCCTTTATGCTCATGATGGTACCATCTTACACTCACCCTACTCAGGGCTGATTGGTAAAAACGTCTTTAATGAGCGCCCACTTTATAAACAATTCAATACTTCAAATCCTGAGCTTAGCTACAGCGCTGTTGTGAACGGAAAAGATACTGACTTTACTGCTTTCTGGACTGGGCTTGAAATCAGTGGGTGGAGCTTTGTTACTTTCACCCCGAACAGTGAAATTGAGGAAGGCGCAAACGAACAACTGTTCTATGCGGCTCTTACGGGTCTTGTCTGTATCATTTTGGCTAGTGCTGTATTAATGATGATCATTAATAAATTGGTACTGAGACCTGTAGGCGGCGCTCCAGATGAAATCGCAGCACTGATGAAAGAGATGGCAACAGGTAACCTATCTCATAACTTCGCTCTAACAGGCAAAGAAACGGGTATTTATCTCTCTTTAGTTAACCTTTCAGCGCAGTTATCTAACTTAATCAAAAACTCTCTGAGCATTTCAGAAAACGTCTCCTCTGCGGCACAAGAGCTCAATGTTGTTATGAACGAAACACAACACAACGCTCAAGATGAACTTCAGCAAATGGAACAAGTTTCGACTGCGATCAATGAATTATCTTCAACCTCTCAGGAAGTAAGCAATAAAGCTGTGATGGCAGAAGATGAAGCTCGTAAAACACAACACAGTGTTGCGAGTGGTAAACAAACACTAGAGCAAAACATCAATTTAACTGACAAGATTAGCCAATCAGTAACTAACACAGCAAGTATTGTTAGCGAGCTTGGTCAGTTAGTACTGGAAATCGGCAGCGTTACTGAAGTGATTAATAACATTTCAGAACAAACCAATTTGCTCGCTCTAAACGCTGCAATTGAAGCTGCTCGTGCCGGTGAGCAAGGAAGAGGATTCTCTGTTGTAGCGGATGAAGTACGCGTTCTAGCAACTCGTACTCAAGAATCAACTGTTAGTATTCAGAAAATTATTGAAAGACTACGCGGTCAGTCAGACAAAGCCAATAAAAATATGATGGAAAACGTTGATTTGATTGAGGAGTCGGTGGCTCTTGCTGATCAAATTAAAGCAGCATTTGAAGAAATTGCAGCTGCGTCGCAGTCTATTTCAGACATCAATACTTTAGTTGCAACGGCTTCACAGCAGCAGTTTGCTGTGACTGAAGAAATTTCTCAGTCCATTACCAACACATTTGATTTAGTAAACCGTAACGTGTCAGCGATTCACCAAACGCTACAAGCTTCAACTGAACTTGCGCAGCTAGCTGAAGCTCAGACTAACGAACTGGAGTATTTTAAAGTCTAG
- a CDS encoding beta-ketoacyl synthase N-terminal-like domain-containing protein, with the protein MITFLAGEVLSALGNKQQQIEALQKGEFVTQRKSVQVFDEERTLPYYAIRSESTFDALFDPVPYLITLIESIFEQCSIKQSQHSQCGLFVGCASNDLSLSVPLGESIKQQQRQSIAKQRIGNGRYAERLRDHFGLNDFSLTYNTACTSSSNAILDAATMLDSQVLDYALVVGIETFAEHSVEGFVSMQLLAAESCKPFDLTRDGLMLGESLSVILMSRSDVKPSSWRFLGGDSRCETHSVTGVNPDGSGVAKVINQALDNSGVSSRDIAAIKAHGTASHLSDLAEINGMKSVFDTAPPFFSLKPYIGHTLGSCGTSELVLMMNAIDHGFIPQTPNFSNIDPEMNWSPTQETISCEKGIFLINCFGFGGNNNVFVIEKKEV; encoded by the coding sequence ATGATTACTTTTTTAGCTGGAGAAGTCCTTAGCGCATTAGGCAATAAACAGCAGCAAATAGAAGCATTACAGAAAGGTGAGTTTGTCACTCAGCGGAAATCAGTACAGGTTTTTGATGAAGAAAGAACGCTTCCTTATTACGCGATACGAAGTGAAAGCACTTTTGATGCGCTGTTTGACCCAGTTCCATACTTAATTACTTTAATCGAGTCTATTTTCGAGCAGTGCTCAATCAAGCAGAGTCAACATTCACAATGTGGTTTGTTTGTTGGTTGTGCTTCTAATGATCTTTCTTTATCCGTTCCTCTTGGCGAAAGTATCAAGCAGCAACAAAGGCAATCAATAGCAAAGCAAAGGATTGGAAACGGGAGATATGCCGAACGTTTAAGAGACCATTTTGGACTGAATGATTTTAGCCTCACTTACAATACAGCCTGTACTTCAAGCTCAAATGCGATTTTAGATGCTGCAACTATGCTTGATAGTCAGGTACTCGATTATGCGTTAGTCGTGGGGATTGAAACATTTGCTGAGCATTCAGTTGAGGGATTTGTTTCGATGCAACTTTTGGCCGCCGAGAGTTGTAAGCCGTTTGATCTCACAAGGGATGGCTTGATGCTAGGGGAATCATTAAGTGTGATACTTATGAGCCGTAGTGATGTCAAACCGTCATCTTGGCGTTTTCTCGGTGGAGATAGCCGTTGTGAAACCCACAGTGTTACTGGTGTTAATCCTGATGGTTCAGGTGTGGCAAAAGTGATTAATCAAGCACTAGATAACAGTGGTGTTTCCAGTCGGGATATTGCCGCTATAAAAGCGCATGGTACTGCGAGTCATCTAAGTGATTTAGCCGAAATTAATGGTATGAAGTCAGTATTTGATACTGCGCCACCGTTTTTTTCTTTAAAGCCCTATATTGGTCATACATTAGGTAGCTGTGGAACGAGTGAGTTAGTACTGATGATGAATGCTATTGATCATGGTTTCATTCCACAAACGCCCAATTTCTCAAATATTGATCCTGAAATGAACTGGTCTCCTACACAAGAGACTATTTCATGTGAAAAAGGTATCTTTTTGATCAACTGTTTTGGCTTTGGTGGCAATAATAACGTCTTTGTCATTGAGAAGAAGGAGGTATGA
- a CDS encoding acyl carrier protein, translating to MKGSLDNQFKLKLKTMILEECDRDDMDPNELSDDVMLFSPESELDFDSVDGLQISMLLQRHFNLRLVDPKEFRRVVTTINDLADHLQPE from the coding sequence ATGAAAGGCTCTTTGGATAATCAATTTAAGTTAAAGCTGAAAACAATGATTCTTGAAGAGTGCGATCGTGACGACATGGATCCTAATGAGCTTTCTGATGATGTGATGCTATTTTCTCCAGAAAGTGAACTTGATTTTGATTCCGTTGATGGTTTACAGATTTCTATGCTGCTTCAACGCCACTTCAATTTACGCTTAGTTGATCCTAAAGAATTCCGTCGTGTTGTAACGACTATTAATGACTTAGCCGATCATCTTCAGCCGGAATAG
- a CDS encoding ABC transporter permease: MFKAMLTKEFLLISRDKHALAALFIMPSVFILIMSIALKDVMNEDKSLMSYIAIDRDNSQVSQALLTQLAKSPSFSQLEYSQDTYRSPEEEGVQFIVDIPAGFENKSSPINLTVAADTSPSLLTLFKNQVSLIWMKNQLESLSFAGQRALGSGAGQETISHEDDLIEVAYAKFAENEKPTSTQQSVPSWIVFGLFFVVIPMSTIFINEKKQNTLRRLMTMNVSIVNLFAGKIIPYMLINQIQVWLMIAVGVFVVPHFGAAPLTISGSVFGLVLVSLALSISAIGLSILIASSVDSVEQATTIGGIINILLGAVGGVMVPKMVMPESMQTLANISPMSWGLEGFLDIFLRGGGVRDIIPEAIALTLFGVISLCLAAIVFTFKKRKEA; encoded by the coding sequence ATGTTTAAAGCAATGCTTACTAAAGAATTTTTGCTGATAAGTAGAGATAAACACGCTTTAGCCGCTTTGTTCATTATGCCATCTGTGTTCATCTTAATTATGTCTATCGCCTTAAAAGATGTCATGAATGAAGATAAATCTTTGATGAGTTATATCGCGATAGATCGAGACAATAGCCAGGTAAGTCAAGCATTGTTAACGCAATTAGCGAAGAGTCCATCTTTTTCACAGCTTGAGTACAGTCAGGATACTTATCGTTCGCCTGAAGAGGAAGGGGTACAGTTTATCGTTGATATCCCCGCGGGGTTTGAAAACAAGTCGTCACCTATCAACTTAACAGTTGCCGCTGATACTTCACCATCACTGTTAACCCTGTTTAAAAACCAAGTGTCTCTTATCTGGATGAAGAACCAACTAGAGTCCTTGAGTTTCGCAGGTCAAAGGGCGTTAGGCTCTGGTGCGGGACAGGAGACCATCTCTCATGAAGATGATCTTATTGAAGTTGCTTATGCAAAGTTTGCAGAAAATGAAAAACCCACTTCGACACAACAAAGTGTGCCTTCTTGGATAGTATTTGGATTGTTTTTTGTCGTCATTCCAATGTCTACTATCTTTATCAACGAGAAAAAACAAAACACGTTAAGACGACTTATGACCATGAATGTCAGTATCGTCAATTTGTTTGCGGGAAAAATCATTCCGTACATGTTGATCAATCAAATTCAAGTTTGGCTGATGATTGCTGTAGGTGTTTTCGTTGTACCTCATTTTGGGGCTGCACCATTGACCATTTCGGGTTCTGTATTTGGTTTGGTATTGGTCTCTTTAGCTCTGAGTATTTCTGCTATTGGTTTGTCTATTCTAATTGCGAGTTCCGTAGATAGCGTAGAGCAAGCTACAACCATCGGTGGGATTATTAATATTCTGCTAGGTGCCGTTGGTGGTGTTATGGTTCCAAAGATGGTAATGCCAGAGTCTATGCAGACTTTAGCTAATATCTCTCCTATGTCCTGGGGGCTTGAAGGTTTCCTAGATATTTTCTTGCGTGGAGGTGGTGTGAGAGACATCATCCCAGAAGCCATCGCTCTGACTCTGTTTGGCGTTATATCTCTTTGCCTTGCGGCTATTGTATTTACATTTAAGAAAAGGAAAGAAGCATGA
- a CDS encoding ABC transporter ATP-binding protein, with protein sequence MIHIEALSKSYNEVKALDNLSLTIPSNSIFGLLGPNGAGKTTLMSILNGLLTYDAGKITFFDLPLSQNLKVIRERCSLIPQSLAFYDQLTVKENLNFFAGIQGIKGSHFSRNFEYAIETNRLSSMLERKASTLSGGQKRRLNIAIGLLNNPDVLFFDEPTVGIDPESRNDILDSIKEYARDNKTIVYTSHYMPEIEKICDEVAIINSGKIIKQGTIDEMVNNHESQQVVVELYPQTQPVDALFDRQDIVQVIDNETLLLNTIEASVISTVLSKLEESKIKVKHIRYGTTTLESMFIQLTSKGRCDV encoded by the coding sequence ATGATCCATATAGAGGCATTATCCAAGTCATATAATGAAGTTAAAGCGTTAGACAATTTATCTCTTACTATCCCTTCTAACTCCATATTTGGCCTACTTGGGCCAAATGGAGCGGGAAAGACGACGCTTATGTCTATACTGAATGGCTTGTTAACTTATGATGCGGGAAAAATTACCTTCTTTGACCTACCATTATCGCAAAATCTTAAGGTCATCCGCGAACGTTGTTCGTTGATACCCCAAAGTCTTGCGTTTTATGACCAATTAACAGTGAAAGAAAATTTGAATTTTTTCGCAGGTATTCAAGGTATTAAAGGCAGCCATTTCAGCCGTAACTTTGAATACGCTATCGAGACTAATCGCTTGTCCTCCATGTTAGAGCGAAAAGCGTCAACACTGTCTGGTGGACAAAAACGTCGATTAAATATTGCGATAGGTTTGCTCAATAATCCTGATGTTCTGTTTTTTGATGAACCAACTGTCGGCATTGACCCCGAGTCACGTAACGACATTTTGGACAGTATTAAAGAATATGCCAGAGACAACAAAACCATCGTCTACACCTCTCATTACATGCCTGAAATAGAGAAGATATGCGATGAAGTTGCGATTATTAACTCAGGGAAAATAATCAAACAAGGCACCATTGATGAGATGGTTAATAATCATGAATCGCAGCAGGTCGTTGTTGAACTTTACCCTCAAACTCAACCTGTCGATGCTCTGTTTGACAGGCAAGATATAGTGCAAGTGATAGATAACGAAACGCTGCTGCTTAATACTATAGAGGCTTCGGTTATTAGTACTGTTCTCAGTAAATTGGAAGAGAGCAAAATTAAAGTCAAACATATTCGCTATGGTACAACGACCTTAGAGTCGATGTTTATTCAGCTCACTTCTAAGGGGCGTTGTGATGTTTAA
- a CDS encoding BtrH N-terminal domain-containing protein, with protein sequence MSNNGFSHQHHAHCESGVMSSILTHHGLPLSEPMVFGLSSALTFAYLPFVKLSGMPLIAYRSMPKSIIKGVQKALGVKMKVETFSKPEHGTKRLDTLLAEGKIVGAQTSVFWLPYFPEEMRFHFNAHNLVVIDKEDSTYTISDPVFEHLVSSDESALQKARFVKGVMAPKGALYYPTYVPTSIDYSTIIEKSIKKTAKSMLKTPVPIAGLKGMHFLAKHIRDLENKDSHYAKLFLGHIIRMQEEIGTGGAGFRYIYASFLQESATLINNDNLRQASTEMTMIGDQWREFALLIAKAIRPKNNQPIDYFAIASKLESIAGQEKLLYQSLLRAF encoded by the coding sequence ATGAGTAATAATGGTTTTTCTCACCAACATCATGCGCATTGTGAAAGTGGTGTTATGTCGTCGATATTAACCCACCATGGTTTGCCTTTATCTGAACCAATGGTGTTTGGCTTATCTAGTGCTCTCACCTTTGCTTATCTTCCTTTCGTTAAACTCAGCGGAATGCCGTTAATCGCTTATCGTTCTATGCCTAAATCAATCATCAAAGGTGTGCAAAAGGCATTGGGCGTGAAAATGAAGGTAGAGACATTTTCCAAACCTGAGCATGGTACGAAAAGGCTCGATACGTTATTGGCAGAAGGGAAAATAGTAGGTGCTCAGACTTCGGTATTTTGGCTTCCATATTTTCCAGAGGAGATGCGTTTTCATTTCAATGCTCATAACCTCGTTGTCATTGATAAAGAAGACAGTACTTATACCATCAGTGATCCCGTGTTTGAGCATCTTGTTTCATCCGATGAAAGTGCATTACAAAAAGCGCGTTTTGTTAAGGGTGTAATGGCACCTAAAGGGGCCCTGTATTATCCGACGTATGTTCCAACGTCGATCGATTATTCAACAATCATCGAAAAAAGCATCAAGAAAACCGCAAAATCCATGTTAAAAACTCCGGTTCCTATTGCGGGGCTAAAAGGCATGCATTTTTTGGCGAAGCATATCCGAGATCTAGAAAATAAAGACTCGCATTATGCCAAATTGTTCTTAGGCCATATCATCCGCATGCAGGAAGAAATTGGTACCGGCGGAGCTGGGTTCCGATATATTTATGCATCGTTTCTTCAAGAGTCGGCAACTCTTATCAATAATGATAATTTGAGACAAGCATCAACAGAAATGACTATGATTGGTGACCAATGGCGAGAGTTCGCATTACTTATCGCCAAAGCGATTCGTCCTAAAAATAATCAACCGATTGATTATTTTGCGATTGCATCTAAATTAGAGTCCATTGCTGGTCAAGAAAAACTGCTTTATCAATCACTTCTGAGAGCCTTTTAA
- a CDS encoding beta-ketoacyl-ACP synthase III: MNKKVYINDVQAFLPNESVNNKQIESVLGQVGDRPSRAKSLILRSNQIKQRYYAIDPETGKTTHTNAQLTAEAIKLLNSDNFDIKEIELLACGTTIADQLLPNHALMVHGELGIPSCEVVATAGICLAGTMSLKYGYMSVLSGQSSNAVVTGSENASAMMRASQFEAEVSSKLEELERQPEIAFEKDFLRWMLSDGAGAALLSSQKNENSISLEIEWIEQKSYANELDTCMYAGAEKLADGSLKGWREYSSQAWLDKSIFSVKQDVKQLNDNIVAYTVTRPLKELVSSGKVAPNDITYFLPHYSSGYFRDRLYQGMLEANCDIPQERWFTNLSTKGNTGSASIYIILEELFHSGQLKVGDTLLCYVPESGRFSTAFMQLKVV; the protein is encoded by the coding sequence ATGAACAAAAAAGTATATATAAACGATGTCCAAGCTTTTTTGCCAAATGAATCGGTAAATAATAAGCAGATAGAAAGCGTTTTAGGACAAGTTGGCGATCGTCCTTCACGAGCTAAGAGTCTTATATTGCGCTCTAATCAAATCAAGCAGCGTTACTATGCAATTGATCCAGAGACGGGGAAGACAACACATACTAATGCTCAGCTAACGGCTGAGGCGATAAAGCTGCTTAACTCAGACAATTTTGATATTAAAGAAATAGAGCTTCTTGCATGCGGTACGACAATCGCAGATCAGTTGCTGCCAAACCACGCGTTAATGGTACATGGTGAACTTGGTATTCCTAGTTGTGAAGTTGTTGCTACGGCAGGAATCTGCTTGGCAGGAACAATGTCTCTGAAATACGGCTATATGTCTGTATTAAGTGGTCAAAGTAGCAATGCAGTAGTAACCGGTTCCGAGAATGCCTCAGCAATGATGCGAGCCAGTCAGTTTGAAGCGGAAGTCTCGAGTAAGTTAGAAGAGCTTGAACGTCAGCCTGAAATAGCATTTGAAAAAGACTTCTTGCGTTGGATGCTGAGCGATGGTGCTGGGGCTGCGCTTTTGAGCTCACAGAAAAATGAGAATAGCATTTCGCTTGAGATTGAGTGGATAGAGCAAAAATCTTACGCTAATGAGCTTGATACTTGTATGTATGCGGGCGCTGAAAAATTAGCGGATGGAAGTCTAAAAGGGTGGAGAGAATATTCTAGTCAGGCATGGCTAGATAAATCGATTTTTTCGGTTAAACAAGACGTAAAACAGTTAAATGATAATATTGTTGCATATACCGTAACTCGCCCACTAAAAGAGCTTGTTTCTTCAGGGAAAGTTGCGCCTAACGACATTACTTATTTCCTACCGCATTATTCTTCTGGATATTTCCGTGACCGCTTATACCAAGGTATGTTAGAAGCGAACTGTGATATTCCACAAGAGCGTTGGTTTACTAATTTGTCGACTAAAGGAAACACGGGTTCAGCATCCATCTACATTATTCTAGAAGAACTGTTTCATTCTGGTCAGTTGAAAGTTGGCGATACTTTATTGTGTTACGTACCTGAAAGCGGAAGATTCTCGACGGCGTTCATGCAGCTTAAGGTAGTGTAA
- a CDS encoding dialkylrecorsinol condensing enzyme — MKKVLVISYSQSGQLSKFVESATKPLCQSDDIQVDYHILEPATPYPYPWKFYPFFDAFPEAIYMNGCELKPAPHLTDDYDLIIIAYTVWFLAPAIPITGFLKTEQAKLLLKDKPVITFIACRDMWVMAQEKMKSLISECGGHLIDNVVLTDQSGTVYSFVTTPRWLLTGKKDPFWIFPAAGVSEHEITESARFGHRLVSALSQNLEKEKKPLLTNLNAVKVNGKLIGSEKIATRSFMAWGKLIQLSGKPGSFSRKVVITIYVMFLIAMIFTLVPINLLAKKLISPLMKDSIEKSVKYYEKPSGR, encoded by the coding sequence ATGAAAAAAGTTCTAGTCATTTCTTACTCGCAAAGTGGGCAGCTTTCTAAGTTTGTTGAATCTGCGACAAAACCACTTTGTCAAAGTGATGATATACAAGTTGATTATCACATTTTGGAACCAGCAACACCTTATCCATATCCATGGAAATTTTACCCCTTTTTTGATGCGTTCCCGGAAGCCATTTATATGAATGGTTGTGAGTTAAAACCAGCACCACATTTAACTGATGATTACGACCTGATTATTATTGCTTACACTGTTTGGTTTTTGGCTCCAGCCATTCCAATCACGGGCTTTTTAAAAACAGAGCAGGCTAAGCTGTTATTAAAAGATAAGCCCGTCATTACCTTTATCGCATGTCGTGATATGTGGGTCATGGCTCAAGAAAAAATGAAATCATTGATCAGTGAGTGTGGTGGTCATTTGATTGATAACGTTGTTTTGACAGATCAAAGCGGTACCGTTTATTCCTTTGTAACAACGCCACGTTGGTTGTTGACAGGCAAAAAAGATCCATTTTGGATATTTCCTGCTGCGGGAGTGTCCGAACACGAAATTACTGAGAGCGCTCGGTTTGGACATCGTTTGGTGTCTGCGTTATCGCAGAATTTAGAGAAAGAAAAGAAGCCGTTACTGACTAACTTGAATGCGGTTAAAGTCAACGGCAAGTTAATTGGTTCTGAAAAAATAGCCACTCGTTCGTTTATGGCATGGGGAAAGCTAATTCAGTTATCAGGTAAACCAGGTTCTTTTTCTAGAAAAGTTGTAATAACTATCTATGTTATGTTTCTCATTGCGATGATATTTACTTTGGTCCCAATTAACTTGCTTGCTAAAAAGCTTATCTCGCCACTGATGAAAGATTCAATTGAGAAAAGCGTAAAATACTATGAGAAACCGTCCGGACGATAA
- a CDS encoding PTS sugar transporter subunit IIB yields the protein MKRIFLCCAAGMSTSMVVSKMKQAAATKGIEVDIIAVGMDEFEATLPNYDCCMLGPQIKYKEAEFKAKGQTVGKPVGVINPMDYGMMKGDKILDAALALIEA from the coding sequence ATGAAAAGAATATTCCTTTGCTGTGCCGCTGGTATGTCTACTAGCATGGTCGTTTCCAAGATGAAACAAGCCGCTGCTACAAAAGGTATTGAAGTAGACATTATCGCCGTAGGTATGGATGAATTCGAAGCGACACTTCCCAATTACGACTGCTGCATGTTAGGCCCACAAATCAAATATAAAGAAGCCGAATTTAAAGCAAAAGGACAAACTGTAGGAAAACCTGTAGGTGTCATAAATCCCATGGATTACGGAATGATGAAAGGTGACAAAATTTTGGATGCGGCTCTTGCACTAATAGAAGCATAA
- a CDS encoding PTS sugar transporter subunit IIC, whose translation MSNAFFDFIEQKIAPLAGRVGSQRHVSAIRDGFIGAMPFMIVGSFLLVFAFPPFAADTTFALGQWWLEIAKTYFNELMTPFNMSMGIMSCYVACGIGYNLSQSYKLDPFPTSMLSLMTFLMVAAPMVDGKLSGAYLGGAGVFTAIIVGIYVTELTRFLKTHNVGIKMPEQVPPKIRQSFDLLIPALFVILTIYPFNLMLQGQFDMLLPETIMAIFKPLISASDSLIAILFAVFLAHALWFAGIHGASIVTGIMAPFWLVNLGMNQDALAAGQPLPTIFLEPFWQFFITIGGSGATFALVLLYLRSKSAHLNSIGKLGMVPALFNINEPVIFGSPLVMNPITFLPFVGIPMLNATIAYCAAKFGFIGKVISLVPWTTPAPLGAAWGAGWQLSNGALAIGLIVLDLVIWYPFFKIYEKQLLAQEDAEKAAIEESTNPELDPSTI comes from the coding sequence ATGTCTAACGCATTTTTCGATTTTATTGAACAAAAAATTGCCCCGTTAGCTGGTCGCGTCGGTAGTCAACGGCATGTCTCCGCAATACGTGATGGCTTTATCGGTGCAATGCCGTTTATGATCGTGGGTTCGTTCTTGCTCGTTTTTGCTTTCCCTCCTTTCGCCGCCGATACCACATTCGCTCTAGGACAATGGTGGCTTGAAATAGCAAAAACATATTTTAACGAACTCATGACCCCATTTAACATGTCGATGGGCATCATGTCGTGTTATGTCGCCTGTGGTATTGGATACAATCTTTCACAAAGTTACAAATTAGACCCTTTTCCGACATCAATGCTGAGTTTAATGACTTTCTTGATGGTCGCAGCACCAATGGTTGACGGTAAACTTTCTGGCGCTTATTTAGGGGGCGCAGGCGTATTTACTGCGATAATTGTTGGTATTTACGTTACTGAACTAACTCGGTTCCTGAAAACACATAATGTCGGAATTAAGATGCCGGAGCAGGTACCACCTAAAATCCGTCAGTCTTTTGATCTGCTGATCCCAGCTCTATTTGTAATCCTTACCATCTATCCTTTCAACCTGATGCTTCAGGGGCAGTTTGATATGCTGCTCCCAGAAACGATCATGGCAATTTTCAAACCATTGATCTCCGCTTCGGACTCTTTAATCGCAATTTTATTCGCAGTCTTTCTTGCTCATGCCCTATGGTTCGCAGGTATTCACGGTGCAAGTATTGTTACTGGTATCATGGCACCATTCTGGCTGGTTAACCTCGGAATGAATCAGGATGCACTAGCCGCTGGTCAGCCTTTACCTACTATTTTCCTTGAACCATTCTGGCAATTCTTTATTACTATTGGTGGCTCAGGAGCGACGTTTGCGTTAGTTCTACTTTATTTAAGAAGCAAATCTGCTCACTTAAATTCCATCGGTAAACTGGGTATGGTTCCAGCTTTATTCAACATCAATGAACCGGTAATTTTTGGTAGCCCACTAGTGATGAACCCAATCACATTTCTTCCATTTGTCGGTATTCCGATGCTCAATGCAACTATCGCTTACTGTGCCGCTAAATTTGGATTTATAGGTAAAGTTATATCTCTAGTGCCTTGGACCACACCAGCCCCACTCGGCGCGGCGTGGGGGGCTGGTTGGCAATTATCTAACGGTGCCCTTGCAATTGGTCTTATTGTTCTGGATTTGGTTATTTGGTACCCGTTCTTTAAAATATATGAAAAACAGTTACTTGCACAGGAAGATGCAGAAAAAGCCGCTATAGAGGAAAGCACTAACCCTGAGTTAGATCCAAGCACCATTTAA
- a CDS encoding PTS lactose/cellobiose transporter subunit IIA, with amino-acid sequence MDMESTVMELIINAGEARSCAMQALYAAKADQWQDVDQLLQQSTEASKRAHQVQTELIGLDEGCGKVPVNLIMVHAQDHIMTSMLARELIEEMIELHKLVRLGKQAAA; translated from the coding sequence ATGGATATGGAATCAACTGTAATGGAATTGATCATTAATGCAGGAGAAGCCCGTAGTTGTGCAATGCAAGCGCTTTATGCAGCAAAAGCCGACCAGTGGCAAGACGTGGATCAATTGTTACAACAATCGACCGAAGCCTCAAAACGAGCTCATCAGGTTCAAACAGAACTAATAGGTTTGGATGAAGGGTGTGGAAAAGTACCCGTAAACTTAATTATGGTGCACGCACAGGATCATATTATGACATCTATGTTAGCTCGTGAACTGATAGAAGAAATGATCGAACTACATAAATTGGTGAGGTTAGGTAAGCAAGCCGCAGCTTAA